The DNA region TTGAGACCCTAAACGTAGCCGCGTTATGCACCACTACGTCAGGCGAGATATTTTTAAATATCTTCTCGACGATCTTTTTGTCGGAGAGGTTGCCGCTCACGAGTATCACTTCCGCTCCCTTGCTTTCCGCTTTCTTCTTCGTCTCCTCGGCCTCTTTCTTGCTTGAGTTAAAATGAAGGTAGATATTGTATCCCTCCCGGGCAAGAGAGAGGACGATCTCGGCGCCTATGCGCTTGGCTCCGCCGGTGACGAGGGCCCATTTTCGGTCTTTTGCCATTGTTCCCAGAGGATACCACCCGTCCAGCGAGCGTGCTACAATATCCTTCCTTAACGAACCGAACTATATGAAAAAAGTGACCATATATAGCACGCCTACCTGCACCTACTGCAGCATGGCCAAGGAATTCTTCAAGAATCACAACATTCCGTATACGGAATATAACGTGAAGGATGACCTGGTGAAGCGCAAAGAGATGATCGACCGGAGTCAGCAGATGGGGGTCCCGGTCATCGATATCGATGGCAAGATTACGGTAGGTTTTGATGAAGCGGAGCTCTCGGCAGCCTTGGGACTCTAATCAAAAAGCCGCCCCCAAGGGGGCGGCTTTTTGATTTATTCCGCTGTGGTATAGTCCTCACACGCCCTCGTAGTTCAACGGATAGAACGTCTCCGTCCTAAGGAGTAGATGTAGGTTCAATTCCTGCCGAGGGCACCAGTAACCTCCTCGCTGTTAGGTAAGTTAAGATGCTAAGAGCCTAACCTTTTTCACTATGCCTCTGTCAAAAGTAGTTCGCGCACTACTCATATCCACTGCTCTATTGATCGTACCTTACGTTGCTTCCTTGTTCGTCGACGGGTGGCTATGGACTGGCTTTGATTACGTCTTTGCCTGGGTGATGTTCTCGTTTCTCAGCCTCGGGCTTACTTCCGTCGCAAATAGCACTAAGGATGTCTCGTATAAGGTTGCGACCGGTCTTTCGGTGATAGGGTTGTTTCTGCTCGTCTGGATAAACGGCGCGGTCCAGATCATCGGAGATGTGGGTGACTTCGACAGCCCTAACGGGTTGTACCTCGGGGTACTTGCGGTATGGTTCATCGGCGCCCTCCTATCTCGCTTTAAGTCGCTTGGAATGTCCTACACCCTCTTTGCGATGGCGCTCGTTCAATTCTGTGTACCCCTGATCGCATATCTCTTCTGGCCTCCTTCAGTGTATGCATGGATGCCGAGCGTACTCGGGATCTTCATCCTGAATTCAATATGGGTGATGCTGTTCACGGTATCGGGTTTCTTGTTTCGACAGAGCGCGGAATAGTTTGCGTCGGGTACAGAGAGAGGGGATAATAGCGGAAATGGATAATACGCCTGACCGGGAGATACTCGAGAGATTGTTAAAGCTTGAGCAGGAGAACTATCGGATACTGAAAGCGCTTCGTAGCAGCCAGCGCTGGGGCGTGTTCTGGGGGTTCATTAAATTCTTGCTCCTCATCATTCCGCTCATTATCGCCTACTTCTATCTCCAGCCGTATCTGCAGATGATCTGGGCCACCTACGAGCAAGCTCAGGGCCAACTGACCAATCTGCAGCAGTTGGGGGCCAAAATAC from Candidatus Parcubacteria bacterium includes:
- a CDS encoding NrdH-redoxin, with the translated sequence MKKVTIYSTPTCTYCSMAKEFFKNHNIPYTEYNVKDDLVKRKEMIDRSQQMGVPVIDIDGKITVGFDEAELSAALGL